A genomic stretch from Falco naumanni isolate bFalNau1 chromosome 4, bFalNau1.pat, whole genome shotgun sequence includes:
- the LOC121088112 gene encoding acyl-coenzyme A synthetase ACSM4, mitochondrial-like isoform X3, with the protein MKLFKLQTLKSLWTLKPPHRTFHGHSRLLASDVYSQYKSVRQGEQEIPKYFNFASDVLDKWSEIEKAGKRPSNPALWWVSGEGEEVKWSFEELGFLSRKVANGLTKVCGLQKGDRILVILPRIPEWWLVVVACMRAGIVFIPGTSQLSAKDILYRLQASKAKCIITDDTLAPAVDSVASQCQSLKTKLMVSKGRREGWLNFTHLYKHQSADHSCVKTRIQDSVSFYFTSGTTGSPKMTEHSQGSLGFRPLLSERYWLDLTPSDMIWSTADTGWVLASLTSVFDSWVFGSCIFIHKLPRIESATILNTLCRFPIDVLVGAPTLFRMLVQSDLSNYKFMNLKHCMSGGEPLNPEVMEQWKSKTGLDIHEIYGQTETGIICCVSKGMKIKPGSMGKAVPLYDVQANRGKLLSEANL; encoded by the exons ATGAAGCTGTTTAAATTACAGACTCTAAAATCCTTGTGGACCCTGAAGCCTCCTCATAGGACTTTCCATGGACACTCCAGGCTGCTTGCCTCTGATGTATATTCACAGTACAAGTCTGTCAGGCAGGGTGAACAGGAGATACCAAAGTACTTTAACTTTGCAAGTGATGTGCTGGACAAATGGTCTGAGATTGAAAAG GCTGGAAAGAGACCATCAAACCCTGCCTTGTGGTGGGTAagtggagaaggagaagaagtGAAGTGGAGCTTTGAGGAGCTGGGGTTCCTGTCTCGGAAAGTGGCCAATGGGCTGACTAAAGTATGTGGACTGCAGAAGGGGGACAGAATTCTTGTGATCCTGCCACGCATCCCAGAATGGTGGCTGGTGGTTGTGGCTTGCATGCGAGCAG GAATTGTTTTTATTCCAGGAACATCCCAATTATCAGCCAAAGACATCTTATACCGACTCCAGGCTTCAAAGGCCAAGTGCATCATTACCGATGACACACTGGCTCCGGCTGTGGACTCAGTGGCATCTCAGTGTCAGTCTCTGAAAACCAAGCTAATGGTGTCCAAAGGCAGAAGGGAGGGGTGGCTGAACTTCACTCACCTGTACAA ACACCAATCTGCTGACCATTCCTGCGTCAAAACAAGGATTCAAGACTCAGTGAGTTTCTACTTTACCAGTGGAACCACAGGTTCTCCAAAGATGACTGAACATTCCCAGGGTAGTCTTGGTTTCAGACCCCTTTTAAGTGAAAG GTACTGGTTGGATTTGACTCCCTCAGACATGATATGGAGCACAGCAGACACAGGTTGGGTACTAGCTTCACTGACATCTGTTTTTGATTCCTGGGTTTTTGGATCATGCATCTTTATACATAAGCTACCACGGATTGAATCAGCAACCATCCTAAAT ACTCTCTGCAGATTCCCCATTGACGTGCTGGTTGGTGCTCCAACATTGTTCCGCATGCTGGTACAAAGTGATCTTTCCAA CTACAAGTTCATGAACCTGAAGCACTGCATGAGTGGAGGGGAGCCACTCAACCCAGAAGTCATGGAGCAGTGGAAAAGCAAGACTGGGCTGGACATCCATGAAATATATGGCCAGACTGAAACG GGAATAATCTGCTGTGTTTCTAAAGGAATGAAGATTAAACCTGGATCAATGGGGAAGGCAGTTCCCCTTTATGATGTTCAG GCCAACAGGGGGAAATTGCTGTCAGAAGCAAACCTGTAA
- the LOC121088112 gene encoding acyl-coenzyme A synthetase ACSM4, mitochondrial-like isoform X2 — protein MKLFKLQTLKSLWTLKPPHRTFHGHSRLLASDVYSQYKSVRQGEQEIPKYFNFASDVLDKWSEIEKAGKRPSNPALWWVSGEGEEVKWSFEELGFLSRKVANGLTKVCGLQKGDRILVILPRIPEWWLVVVACMRAGTSQLSAKDILYRLQASKAKCIITDDTLAPAVDSVASQCQSLKTKLMVSKGRREGWLNFTHLYKHQSADHSCVKTRIQDSVSFYFTSGTTGSPKMTEHSQGSLGFRPLLSERYWLDLTPSDMIWSTADTGWVLASLTSVFDSWVFGSCIFIHKLPRIESATILNTLCRFPIDVLVGAPTLFRMLVQSDLSNYKFMNLKHCMSGGEPLNPEVMEQWKSKTGLDIHEIYGQTETGIICCVSKGMKIKPGSMGKAVPLYDVQIIDKNANILPPGQQGEIAVRSKPVRPLGFFAGYVDNPKKTAETERGDFYVTGDRGTMDEDGYFQYIGRDDDIIISSGYRIGPFEVESALIEHPAVAETAVVSSPDPLRGEVVKAFVVLSPTFSSSDLESLACDLQEHVKKTTAPYKYPRKVEFVQELPKTNTGKIKRHELRNKEWGRM, from the exons ATGAAGCTGTTTAAATTACAGACTCTAAAATCCTTGTGGACCCTGAAGCCTCCTCATAGGACTTTCCATGGACACTCCAGGCTGCTTGCCTCTGATGTATATTCACAGTACAAGTCTGTCAGGCAGGGTGAACAGGAGATACCAAAGTACTTTAACTTTGCAAGTGATGTGCTGGACAAATGGTCTGAGATTGAAAAG GCTGGAAAGAGACCATCAAACCCTGCCTTGTGGTGGGTAagtggagaaggagaagaagtGAAGTGGAGCTTTGAGGAGCTGGGGTTCCTGTCTCGGAAAGTGGCCAATGGGCTGACTAAAGTATGTGGACTGCAGAAGGGGGACAGAATTCTTGTGATCCTGCCACGCATCCCAGAATGGTGGCTGGTGGTTGTGGCTTGCATGCGAGCAG GAACATCCCAATTATCAGCCAAAGACATCTTATACCGACTCCAGGCTTCAAAGGCCAAGTGCATCATTACCGATGACACACTGGCTCCGGCTGTGGACTCAGTGGCATCTCAGTGTCAGTCTCTGAAAACCAAGCTAATGGTGTCCAAAGGCAGAAGGGAGGGGTGGCTGAACTTCACTCACCTGTACAA ACACCAATCTGCTGACCATTCCTGCGTCAAAACAAGGATTCAAGACTCAGTGAGTTTCTACTTTACCAGTGGAACCACAGGTTCTCCAAAGATGACTGAACATTCCCAGGGTAGTCTTGGTTTCAGACCCCTTTTAAGTGAAAG GTACTGGTTGGATTTGACTCCCTCAGACATGATATGGAGCACAGCAGACACAGGTTGGGTACTAGCTTCACTGACATCTGTTTTTGATTCCTGGGTTTTTGGATCATGCATCTTTATACATAAGCTACCACGGATTGAATCAGCAACCATCCTAAAT ACTCTCTGCAGATTCCCCATTGACGTGCTGGTTGGTGCTCCAACATTGTTCCGCATGCTGGTACAAAGTGATCTTTCCAA CTACAAGTTCATGAACCTGAAGCACTGCATGAGTGGAGGGGAGCCACTCAACCCAGAAGTCATGGAGCAGTGGAAAAGCAAGACTGGGCTGGACATCCATGAAATATATGGCCAGACTGAAACG GGAATAATCTGCTGTGTTTCTAAAGGAATGAAGATTAAACCTGGATCAATGGGGAAGGCAGTTCCCCTTTATGATGTTCAG ATCATAGATAAAAATGCTAATATTCTGCCTCCAGGCCAACAGGGGGAAATTGCTGTCAGAAGCAAACCTGTAAGACCACTTGGTTTCTTCGCTGGATATGTA GATAACCctaagaaaactgcagaaactgAACGTGGGGATTTTTACGTCACTGGAGACAGAGGGACTATGGATGAAGATGGATATTTTCAGTATATTGGAAGAGACGATGACATCATCATTTCTTCAGG ATATCGCATTGGGCCATTTGAAGTAGAGAGTGCCCTGATAGAGCACCCAGCAGTAGCAGAAACAGCTGTTGTCAGCAGCCCAGATCCCCTCCGAGGAGAG GTTGTGAAAGCATTTGTGGTCCTGTCCCCAACCTTTTCATCCAGTGACCTGGAGAGCTTAGCATGTGACTTACAGGAGCACGTCAAGAAAACTACTGCTCCATATAAATACCCTAGAAAG GTGGAATTTGTCCAAGAGCTGCCAAAGACAAACACTGGGAAGATCAAGAGACACGAATTAAGAAACAAAGAGTGGGGACGGATGTAA
- the LOC121088112 gene encoding acyl-coenzyme A synthetase ACSM4, mitochondrial-like isoform X1: protein MKLFKLQTLKSLWTLKPPHRTFHGHSRLLASDVYSQYKSVRQGEQEIPKYFNFASDVLDKWSEIEKAGKRPSNPALWWVSGEGEEVKWSFEELGFLSRKVANGLTKVCGLQKGDRILVILPRIPEWWLVVVACMRAGIVFIPGTSQLSAKDILYRLQASKAKCIITDDTLAPAVDSVASQCQSLKTKLMVSKGRREGWLNFTHLYKHQSADHSCVKTRIQDSVSFYFTSGTTGSPKMTEHSQGSLGFRPLLSERYWLDLTPSDMIWSTADTGWVLASLTSVFDSWVFGSCIFIHKLPRIESATILNTLCRFPIDVLVGAPTLFRMLVQSDLSNYKFMNLKHCMSGGEPLNPEVMEQWKSKTGLDIHEIYGQTETGIICCVSKGMKIKPGSMGKAVPLYDVQIIDKNANILPPGQQGEIAVRSKPVRPLGFFAGYVDNPKKTAETERGDFYVTGDRGTMDEDGYFQYIGRDDDIIISSGYRIGPFEVESALIEHPAVAETAVVSSPDPLRGEVVKAFVVLSPTFSSSDLESLACDLQEHVKKTTAPYKYPRKVEFVQELPKTNTGKIKRHELRNKEWGRM, encoded by the exons ATGAAGCTGTTTAAATTACAGACTCTAAAATCCTTGTGGACCCTGAAGCCTCCTCATAGGACTTTCCATGGACACTCCAGGCTGCTTGCCTCTGATGTATATTCACAGTACAAGTCTGTCAGGCAGGGTGAACAGGAGATACCAAAGTACTTTAACTTTGCAAGTGATGTGCTGGACAAATGGTCTGAGATTGAAAAG GCTGGAAAGAGACCATCAAACCCTGCCTTGTGGTGGGTAagtggagaaggagaagaagtGAAGTGGAGCTTTGAGGAGCTGGGGTTCCTGTCTCGGAAAGTGGCCAATGGGCTGACTAAAGTATGTGGACTGCAGAAGGGGGACAGAATTCTTGTGATCCTGCCACGCATCCCAGAATGGTGGCTGGTGGTTGTGGCTTGCATGCGAGCAG GAATTGTTTTTATTCCAGGAACATCCCAATTATCAGCCAAAGACATCTTATACCGACTCCAGGCTTCAAAGGCCAAGTGCATCATTACCGATGACACACTGGCTCCGGCTGTGGACTCAGTGGCATCTCAGTGTCAGTCTCTGAAAACCAAGCTAATGGTGTCCAAAGGCAGAAGGGAGGGGTGGCTGAACTTCACTCACCTGTACAA ACACCAATCTGCTGACCATTCCTGCGTCAAAACAAGGATTCAAGACTCAGTGAGTTTCTACTTTACCAGTGGAACCACAGGTTCTCCAAAGATGACTGAACATTCCCAGGGTAGTCTTGGTTTCAGACCCCTTTTAAGTGAAAG GTACTGGTTGGATTTGACTCCCTCAGACATGATATGGAGCACAGCAGACACAGGTTGGGTACTAGCTTCACTGACATCTGTTTTTGATTCCTGGGTTTTTGGATCATGCATCTTTATACATAAGCTACCACGGATTGAATCAGCAACCATCCTAAAT ACTCTCTGCAGATTCCCCATTGACGTGCTGGTTGGTGCTCCAACATTGTTCCGCATGCTGGTACAAAGTGATCTTTCCAA CTACAAGTTCATGAACCTGAAGCACTGCATGAGTGGAGGGGAGCCACTCAACCCAGAAGTCATGGAGCAGTGGAAAAGCAAGACTGGGCTGGACATCCATGAAATATATGGCCAGACTGAAACG GGAATAATCTGCTGTGTTTCTAAAGGAATGAAGATTAAACCTGGATCAATGGGGAAGGCAGTTCCCCTTTATGATGTTCAG ATCATAGATAAAAATGCTAATATTCTGCCTCCAGGCCAACAGGGGGAAATTGCTGTCAGAAGCAAACCTGTAAGACCACTTGGTTTCTTCGCTGGATATGTA GATAACCctaagaaaactgcagaaactgAACGTGGGGATTTTTACGTCACTGGAGACAGAGGGACTATGGATGAAGATGGATATTTTCAGTATATTGGAAGAGACGATGACATCATCATTTCTTCAGG ATATCGCATTGGGCCATTTGAAGTAGAGAGTGCCCTGATAGAGCACCCAGCAGTAGCAGAAACAGCTGTTGTCAGCAGCCCAGATCCCCTCCGAGGAGAG GTTGTGAAAGCATTTGTGGTCCTGTCCCCAACCTTTTCATCCAGTGACCTGGAGAGCTTAGCATGTGACTTACAGGAGCACGTCAAGAAAACTACTGCTCCATATAAATACCCTAGAAAG GTGGAATTTGTCCAAGAGCTGCCAAAGACAAACACTGGGAAGATCAAGAGACACGAATTAAGAAACAAAGAGTGGGGACGGATGTAA
- the LOC121087428 gene encoding acyl-coenzyme A synthetase ACSM4, mitochondrial-like, whose amino-acid sequence MKILLEFQVLRSRWSIQTLCRLLHQYHKTFAPLNFSDYEAISRCEQEVPEYFNFASDVLDKWSQIEKERKGPSNPALWWINGKGDEIRWSFEELGFLSQKVANVLSGPCSLQRGDRVLVILPRIPEWWLLNVACMRTGVIFIPGTTQLTAQDICYRLLASKAKCIITTDVLAPAVDSVASKCQFLKTKLIVSESSRAEWLNFSVLLKAAPAVHSCMKTKSQDPMAIYFTSGTSGSPKMVEHSYGSFGLSFFLCGRYWMNLTPSDIIWNISDTAWVKAAIGSVFGPWFQGTCVFVHAMPQFDPSAIINTLCRYPVTTLCSTPTAYRMLVQHDLTRCAFKALKHCLAGGEPLNPEVMAQWKSQTGLTIYEGYGQTEVGIICANMKGMKIKPGSLGKTASPYDVQVIDEKGSVLPPGKEGDIAIKMGAKRPFTFFTRYVDDPVKTASTIRGNFYITGDRGSMDEDGYIWFMGRSDDVIISSGYRIGPFEIESALIQHPAVVESAAVSSPDPIRGEVVKAFVVLSPSFKSQDPKKLACELQDHVKKLTAPYKYPRKIEFVQQLPKTMTGKIRRNELRNKEWGRI is encoded by the exons ATGAAGATTTTACTTGAATTTCAAGTGTTGCGGTCCCGATGGAGCATCCAGACACTCTGCAGATTACTTCACCAGTATCACAAGACTTTTGCACCTTTGAATTTCTCAGATTATGAAGCTATCAGTCGTTGTGAACAGGAAGTACCCGAGTACTTTAATTTTGCAAGTGATGTGCTGGACAAGTGGTCTCAAATAGAAAAG GAACGAAAGGGACCATCAAATCCAGCTCTGTGGTGGATAAATGGAAAAGGAGATGAAATTAGATGGAGCTTTGAAGAGCTGGGATTCCTGTCCCAAAAAGTGGCCAACGTGCTCTCTGGGCCATGCAGTCTGCAAAGAGGAGACAGAGTTTTAGTGATTCTGCCCCGAATCCCAGAGTGGTGGCTGCTGAACGTGGCTTGCATGCGAACAG GTGTTATCTTCATCCCAGGGACTACACAACTGACAGCACAAGACATTTGCTATAGATTGCTGGCTTCCAAGGCTAAGTGCATTATTACAACTGATGTGCTTGCTCCTGCAGTGGACTCAGTTGCATCCAAGTGCCAATTTCTGAAAACGAAGCTAATTGTATCTgaaagcagcagggctgagtggctcaacttcagtgttttgctcAA gGCTGCCCCCGCTGTCCATAGCTGCATGAAGACAAAAAGCCAGGATCCAATGGCAATCTACTTTACCAGCGGCACCTCAGGCTCTCCCAAAATGGTTGAACATTCCTATGGAAGCTTTGGTCtcagtttttttctctgtggaag GTACTGGATGAATTTGACTCCCTCAGACATCATTTGGAACATATCGGACACTGCTTGGGTAAAGGCAGCTATAGGGAGCGTGTTTGGTCCGTGGTTCCAGGGCACGTGTGTTTTTGTACATGCCATGCCACAGTTTGATCCAAGCGCAATCATAAAT ACGTTGTGCAGATATCCAGTGACCACTCTGTGCAGCACCCCAACTGCCTACCGCATGCTGGTACAGCATGACCTCACCAG GTGTGCATTCAAGGCGCTGAAGCACTGTTTGGCTGGAGGGGAACCACTCAACCCAGAAGTGATGGCGCAGTGGAAAAGCCAAACAGGACTGACTATCTATGAAGGCTACGGCCAAACTGAAGTT GGAATAATATGTGCAAAtatgaaaggaatgaaaattaaGCCAGGTTCCTTGGGAAAGACAGCTTCCCCCTACGATGTTCAG GTCATAGATGAAAAGGGCAGTGTGCTGCCTCCTGGGAAAGAAGGCGACATTGCTATCAAAATGGGTGCCAAGCGGccatttacttttttcactCGATACGTG GACGATCCAGTGAAAACTGCCTCCACAATCCGTGGGAACTTCTATATCACTGGAGACAGAGGGAGCATGGATGAGGATGGATACATATGGTTTATGGGGAGATCTGATGATGTCATCATCTCCTCTGG GTACCGTATTGGACCATTTGAAATAGAGAGTGCCCTGATACAGCACCCAGCTGTTGTTGAGTCAGCTGCGGTCAGCAGCCCAGATCCCATCAGAGGGGAG gTGGTAAAAGCTTTTGTGGTCTTGTCTCCTTCCTTCAAGTCACAAGATCCAAAGAAACTGGCCTGTGAATTGCAAGATCACGTCAAGAAACTCACTGCTCCATACAAGTATCCCAGAAAG ATTGAATTTGTCCAGCAGCTGCCAAAGACAATGACTGGGAAAATCAGACGGAATGAACTGAGGAACAAGGAGTGGGGACGGATTTAG